The following proteins come from a genomic window of Methanocella conradii HZ254:
- a CDS encoding molybdopterin dinucleotide binding domain-containing protein codes for MDVILNTGSTVYQGAVIKGGNKFSENYEREAAYCNISPEDFEALGRPWYVRVTNEYGDSVVVRARKTNTQQKGEIFIPRGIWANVVVTPETESTGSPRYKNLPVKIEKCDGPVLGPQELMKEYYLKGREGTRKYLDRNTAQAGH; via the coding sequence ATGGACGTCATACTTAACACAGGGTCTACAGTGTACCAGGGAGCAGTCATAAAAGGCGGAAATAAGTTTAGCGAGAATTACGAAAGAGAGGCGGCATACTGTAACATTAGCCCCGAGGACTTCGAGGCGCTGGGCAGGCCGTGGTATGTCCGCGTTACCAACGAGTACGGGGATAGCGTCGTGGTAAGGGCGAGGAAAACGAATACGCAGCAAAAAGGCGAGATATTCATCCCTCGCGGGATATGGGCGAACGTGGTCGTGACTCCCGAGACCGAGAGCACCGGCAGCCCACGCTACAAGAACCTGCCCGTGAAGATAGAGAAGTGCGACGGGCCGGTGCTGGGCCCCCAGGAGCTTATGAAGGAGTACTACCTTAAAGGTAGAGAGGGCACCCGTAAGTACCTGGACAGGAATACTGCGCAGGCCGGCCATTAA
- a CDS encoding formylmethanofuran dehydrogenase subunit B yields MVKTDLVKQEQEVIRCTDVTCPVCGMSCDDVEVELTPTSVTTKNACLMGDAKFQELRSPHRFVYPTVNGERVTWEEALNAAADILVKAKRPFFFIGSETSNEAMAAGIEIAEYLGGLVDGNATICHGPTVMAFQDVGMAGCTLGECRNRSDLAIYWGCNPADSHPRHMSRHSMYMRGFFVEQGYQGRKMIVVDPRRSPTAAQADLHVQVKPGRDFELLNAVMVALRGMELHPDTEKVTGVSVDTIKKMAEMIKECKFGVIWVGLGIASTHGKHHNASMAMRLTQLANDYTKFVILANRGHCNVAGFNQVLSWTCGFPFAVDYSRGVPRYQPGEYSCVDALRRGEVDAMLVMCADLGAHLPKKAVERMMDIPVISIEIAPGPQAFVSDVILPGVLDGMECEGTFYRMDNVPIYARSFCKPPFDFTTSNEHTLKQLLKIIKEKKPK; encoded by the coding sequence ATGGTAAAAACTGATCTGGTCAAGCAGGAGCAGGAAGTGATCAGGTGCACGGATGTGACCTGCCCGGTGTGTGGCATGTCATGCGACGACGTCGAGGTCGAGCTGACGCCCACCTCGGTCACCACGAAGAACGCTTGCCTGATGGGCGACGCGAAGTTCCAGGAGCTTCGAAGCCCGCATCGATTCGTATACCCGACCGTGAACGGGGAGAGGGTGACATGGGAGGAGGCGCTAAACGCGGCCGCCGACATACTCGTGAAGGCTAAGCGGCCATTCTTCTTCATAGGCAGCGAGACGTCAAACGAGGCCATGGCCGCAGGCATCGAGATTGCCGAGTACCTGGGAGGCCTTGTGGATGGCAACGCCACGATTTGCCACGGCCCGACGGTGATGGCGTTCCAGGACGTGGGAATGGCGGGGTGCACCCTGGGTGAGTGCCGGAACCGCTCGGATTTAGCGATATACTGGGGCTGCAACCCGGCAGACTCCCACCCCAGGCACATGAGCCGCCACTCTATGTACATGCGGGGCTTCTTCGTCGAGCAGGGCTACCAGGGCAGGAAGATGATCGTCGTGGACCCGAGGCGATCGCCCACGGCTGCCCAGGCGGACCTGCACGTACAGGTTAAGCCAGGAAGGGACTTCGAGCTCCTGAATGCAGTTATGGTGGCCCTGAGGGGCATGGAGCTCCATCCTGATACCGAGAAAGTCACCGGCGTGAGCGTTGACACGATAAAAAAGATGGCTGAAATGATAAAGGAGTGCAAGTTTGGGGTGATATGGGTCGGGCTGGGCATCGCCAGCACGCATGGAAAGCACCATAACGCCTCCATGGCAATGAGGCTGACTCAGCTGGCAAACGACTACACCAAGTTCGTCATACTTGCGAACCGGGGACACTGTAACGTGGCGGGCTTCAACCAGGTGCTATCATGGACGTGCGGCTTCCCCTTCGCCGTTGACTACTCCAGGGGCGTCCCGAGGTACCAGCCCGGCGAGTACTCGTGTGTGGACGCCCTGCGGAGGGGCGAGGTCGATGCCATGCTCGTCATGTGCGCCGACCTGGGAGCGCACCTGCCAAAGAAAGCGGTGGAGCGTATGATGGACATACCAGTCATCTCGATTGAGATAGCCCCGGGGCCGCAGGCTTTCGTGAGCGACGTCATATTGCCCGGCGTACTTGACGGGATGGAGTGTGAGGGCACTTTCTATCGCATGGACAACGTGCCCATCTACGCTAGAAGCTTCTGTAAGCCGCCCTTCGACTTCACCACTTCAAACGAGCATACCCTTAAGCAGCTTCTTAAAATTATAAAGGAGAAAAAGCCGAAGTGA
- the fdhD gene encoding formate dehydrogenase accessory sulfurtransferase FdhD gives MIKNTYASPLETTSMYEAVEVVGDYARRVRPDVCVEESVNLLVNGSRVATIIMSPDDLEAFALGYLKCEGFIRSLKEVSSVEVKWPDVHVSAPGIEGDDLGLWMEVRSSGCVGVRSSWVDVERPLPDGLSVSKDTIFYAMGFVNDLAKTWRRTGGTHCTIIFDEVGGIVAYAEDIGRHNSVDKAVGKALVGGRDLSKCFMACTGRMAAGMVAKAYRVGIPILVSNTAPFSAGIELALRAGMTLVCFARPPHMLIYSRPERITGMPEY, from the coding sequence ATGATCAAAAACACTTACGCCAGCCCCTTAGAGACTACCTCGATGTATGAGGCGGTCGAGGTCGTCGGGGACTATGCGCGGCGGGTCCGGCCCGACGTGTGCGTCGAGGAGAGCGTCAACCTGCTGGTAAACGGGTCCAGGGTTGCTACCATTATAATGTCCCCCGACGACCTCGAAGCCTTCGCCCTGGGGTACCTAAAGTGCGAGGGCTTCATCAGGTCTTTGAAAGAGGTAAGCTCCGTGGAGGTAAAGTGGCCGGACGTTCACGTCTCCGCGCCAGGAATAGAAGGCGACGACCTGGGGCTATGGATGGAGGTCCGCAGCTCGGGGTGCGTCGGCGTGCGCTCATCCTGGGTAGATGTGGAGAGGCCGCTTCCAGATGGCCTGAGCGTTAGCAAGGATACCATTTTCTATGCCATGGGCTTCGTTAACGACCTCGCTAAAACATGGAGGAGGACGGGCGGCACCCATTGCACGATAATCTTCGACGAGGTTGGCGGCATCGTGGCATACGCCGAGGACATCGGCAGGCACAACTCGGTCGATAAGGCGGTCGGAAAAGCCCTCGTAGGCGGCCGCGACCTCTCTAAGTGCTTCATGGCCTGTACGGGGAGGATGGCGGCGGGAATGGTGGCGAAGGCATACAGGGTGGGCATACCCATTCTGGTAAGCAATACGGCTCCCTTTAGCGCGGGCATCGAGCTTGCGCTGAGGGCTGGCATGACGCTGGTCTGCTTCGCCAGGCCGCCCCATATGCTAATATACAGCAGGCCTGAGCGCATCACCGGCATGCCAGAATATTAG
- the tsaA gene encoding tRNA (N6-threonylcarbamoyladenosine(37)-N6)-methyltransferase TrmO: protein MTADISRAMELKPVGVVRSPIKDRDAMPIWGVDAQLDIFEEYEEALTGIDGNSHLILCCWLHEADRKVLKAVPRKISTSLPEQGVFSLRSPSRPNPISVTIVKLLRRYGRHLFVSGADAIDGTPIVDIKPYQAGMDCVFSAKNPDRTQKVRKMLPAEYKESLIHEGYNFHGERCIGLALAVRMAMVANLLLGCDLRSDDVCIVIGKNHCVSDSLIGITGARLGSGRLLYNLRPKLKQSSADSYSIFSQDKAIVFRFKKFMKDFDGVIECDVNDIFDIEVI from the coding sequence ATGACGGCCGACATTTCACGTGCTATGGAGCTTAAGCCCGTTGGGGTCGTCCGCTCGCCCATAAAAGATCGAGACGCTATGCCCATATGGGGCGTGGACGCCCAGCTAGACATATTCGAGGAGTACGAGGAGGCCTTGACGGGAATCGACGGAAACTCGCACCTCATCCTCTGCTGCTGGCTCCACGAGGCGGACAGGAAAGTATTGAAAGCCGTGCCCAGAAAAATATCGACGAGCCTCCCCGAGCAGGGCGTCTTTTCGCTCCGGTCGCCCTCCCGCCCCAACCCGATATCAGTGACTATAGTGAAGCTATTAAGGCGATACGGCCGGCATTTATTCGTTTCAGGCGCAGATGCCATAGACGGCACGCCGATAGTGGACATAAAGCCTTATCAGGCGGGCATGGATTGCGTGTTTTCCGCAAAAAATCCTGACAGGACTCAAAAGGTCAGAAAAATGCTCCCCGCGGAGTATAAGGAAAGCCTGATCCACGAAGGGTACAATTTCCACGGCGAGCGCTGCATCGGCCTGGCCCTCGCAGTGCGCATGGCCATGGTGGCCAACCTGCTGCTGGGCTGCGACCTCAGGAGCGACGACGTGTGCATCGTAATCGGCAAAAACCATTGCGTCTCCGACTCCCTCATAGGAATCACGGGGGCCAGGCTTGGCAGCGGCAGGCTGCTATACAACCTGAGGCCAAAGCTAAAGCAGTCAAGCGCCGACTCATACTCGATATTCAGCCAGGATAAGGCCATCGTTTTTAGGTTTAAAAAGTTCATGAAGGACTTCGATGGGGTCATCGAGTGCGACGTGAACGACATTTTTGATATTGAAGTGATCTAA
- a CDS encoding DUF7847 domain-containing protein: MDDFVSIFGKSVREMGSSPILLMAGLAVGVLSLPVLAGYGKFDEITKSIAVNYSQLVLPLLIMPFITGGALGYAVEVRNKGTSSMATFMDTAMKNYVKMVMAGVISFAVFYFLITGVALLLLTGVAASPFMGSILGFLALGLAFLCLLSIEFYDICIVADGSGAIASFKNSIEFVKRNLPAAAGFFIIAVVLKALVQLPISFGLAGAMMANESYMALVGANASMNVTEALSLAPVTLGMGALLTVAVFQILIQGFVFSFLALFKAELYLALKNRKKITDFDYDFSADNVV, translated from the coding sequence ATGGATGACTTCGTTTCAATTTTTGGGAAGAGCGTGAGGGAGATGGGCAGCAGCCCCATCCTATTGATGGCCGGGCTCGCTGTGGGCGTGCTATCGCTACCAGTGCTGGCGGGCTACGGCAAGTTCGACGAGATAACAAAAAGCATAGCTGTCAATTATTCTCAGCTGGTCCTGCCCCTGCTTATCATGCCGTTCATCACGGGCGGCGCCCTGGGGTATGCAGTCGAGGTCAGAAACAAGGGGACGTCAAGCATGGCCACATTCATGGATACAGCCATGAAAAACTACGTTAAAATGGTCATGGCTGGAGTGATATCGTTCGCAGTCTTTTACTTCTTAATAACGGGGGTGGCGCTCCTGCTGCTAACAGGGGTAGCCGCCAGCCCGTTCATGGGGTCGATCCTGGGCTTCCTGGCGCTGGGACTGGCCTTTTTATGCCTGCTCTCCATAGAGTTCTACGACATTTGCATAGTTGCCGATGGGTCGGGAGCCATCGCATCTTTCAAGAACAGCATCGAGTTCGTCAAGCGCAACCTGCCAGCGGCCGCGGGGTTCTTCATAATTGCGGTCGTCCTGAAGGCGCTCGTGCAGCTTCCTATCTCATTCGGCCTGGCGGGGGCGATGATGGCGAACGAGAGCTATATGGCCCTAGTGGGGGCGAATGCCTCTATGAACGTCACGGAGGCCCTGAGCCTGGCGCCCGTCACGCTGGGCATGGGCGCATTGCTCACCGTGGCCGTCTTTCAAATCCTAATCCAGGGATTCGTGTTCTCCTTCCTGGCCCTCTTTAAGGCCGAGCTCTACCTGGCCCTTAAAAATAGAAAGAAAATCACGGACTTCGACTACGATTTCTCGGCCGATAACGTGGTCTGA